From the genome of Methanoregula boonei 6A8:
GAAAGTCGGCGATATCGTCACGTATGTGCGCAACCAGAACCTGCATGTGACCAACATCTGCAAGAACCTCTGCGGATTCTGCGGATTTGGCAAGAAGGCAACTGACCCCGGTGCCTACTGCCTTGACCGGGATACAATCCAGGCAGGTGTCCGGCTGGCAGAGAAACGAAAGGTCACCGAGATCTGTTTCCTCTCCGGGGTCCACCCGGGGTTTGGCCTGGAAAACTACACGGACCTTATCGCTGCAGTGCACGAGATCGCCCCGGAGATCCATATCCATGCCTTCAGCCCGGACGAGGTGGCCCACGCGGCAAAGCGGGGCAAACTAACGACAGCCGAGGTGCTTGCCGCGCTCAGGGACGCAGGTCTTGGCTCCCTGCAGGGAACGGCTGCGGAGATCCTCATCGAGCCGGTCCGAAAAGTCATCTGCCCGCGGAAGGTCTCCGGGCAGGAATGGGCACGGATTATCAAGGAGGCTCATAAACTGGGCATCCGCTCCTCTGCCACCATTATGTACGGCTCGTACGAATCGGCCCGGGACCAGGTGGACCACCTGGCGATCATCCGGGAGATCCAGGACGAAACCCACGGGTTTACCGAGTTTATCCCAATGTCCTACATCCACCCCAACACCCCGCTCTTTACCGAAGGGATCGCCCGGGCCGGGGCAACGGGCAGGGAAGACCTCCTCATGATCGCGGTCTCGCGACTCTTTCTGGACAACTTCGACAATGTCCAGGTCTCGTGGGGCAAGCTCGGCCTCAAGATGACGCAGCTTGCGCTCCTCTGCGGTGGAAACGACCTTGCGGGTACGATGTTCACGGACGAGGTCTCC
Proteins encoded in this window:
- the cofH gene encoding 5-amino-6-(D-ribitylamino)uracil--L-tyrosine 4-hydroxyphenyl transferase CofH codes for the protein MAPALIPLLNDCLAGHRLTPEEGEILMKATGRDIFRITAAADELREKKVGDIVTYVRNQNLHVTNICKNLCGFCGFGKKATDPGAYCLDRDTIQAGVRLAEKRKVTEICFLSGVHPGFGLENYTDLIAAVHEIAPEIHIHAFSPDEVAHAAKRGKLTTAEVLAALRDAGLGSLQGTAAEILIEPVRKVICPRKVSGQEWARIIKEAHKLGIRSSATIMYGSYESARDQVDHLAIIREIQDETHGFTEFIPMSYIHPNTPLFTEGIARAGATGREDLLMIAVSRLFLDNFDNVQVSWGKLGLKMTQLALLCGGNDLAGTMFTDEVSVDAGAGDASYLAPETMERMTSDLGRTLRQRTTLYELV